In the genome of Equus przewalskii isolate Varuska chromosome 29, EquPr2, whole genome shotgun sequence, the window AGGGCATCCGGAAGGCCCACCCTGACAAGGGTGCGCCCCCTCTCCCGGCCCCAGCTGTGTATGGGGGAGTTGTTGCCTCCAAGGGCTGCAGGGGGAGGGCAGACAGGGATCTTGGCCCCGGCCCCAGGGCCCCTTGTAGCCCACcctgtcctctccctcccagaCTGGTTCCACCTCGTCGGGCTCCTGCACGACCTGGGAAAGGTCCTGGTTCTAGCGGGGGAGCCCCAGGTGAGGGCATGGGAACCGGAGGTGAgggtaggggtggagggagctgggaggcctgggcaggggcagcctcAGCTCTGGGGTCCAGACACCCACCTGGTGGGTAGGCCATTCATCCCCACCATGGCTGCCTGTCCCTCCCCAGTGGGCAGTTGTTGGAGACACGTTCCCAGTTGGCTGCCGTCCTCAGGCCTCCGTGGTTTTCCGTGACTCCACCTTCCAGGACAACCCGGACCTCCAGGATCCTCGATACAGGTGCCCTCCCCCGCTGctggccctccccctccccaggtgcTCCTGAGCCCCTCACCTTCCGTCTTCCCCTGcagcacagagcttggcatgTACCAGCCCCACTGCGGGCTCAAGAACGTCCTCATGTCCTGGGGCCATGACGGTGAGGCCAGTCAGAGGTGGGGATGATGGGGACCTCGGCGGGGTCGATCTCTCTGGGTGCCAGGTGGTGACACCCTCTCTCCCACAGAGTACATGTACCAGATGATGAAGTTCAACAAATTCTCCCTCCCCCTGGAGGTAGGCAAGGGTGAGGGACCAAACCAAGAACCCAGCTCAGTCCACCGCAGCCCAGCCTAGCCCAgtccagctcagcccagcccagccccgtcCAGCTTAGTCCAGCCCATCCCAGCCCACCCCAGTCCagtccagccctgcccagctcagCCTGGAGTGTGCTGGGTGGTGtggcttcctcctgcccccaggccttCTACATGATCAGATTCCACTCCTTCTACCCATGGCACACGGGCGGCGACTACCAGCAGCTGTGCAGCGAGCAGGACCTGGCCATGCTGCCCTGGGTGCAGGAATTCAAGTATGGCCATCCTTGTGAAGGGCTCGGGGCAGAGGGGGCCTGGAGAGGCCGGGGCTTCTACACAAGGCACTGTCCCTCCCCTGCTGCAGCAAGTTTGACCTCTACACCAAGTGCCCTGACCTGCCGGATGTGGACAAGCTGCGGCCCTACTACCAGGGGCTCATCGACAAGTACTGCCCCGGCATGCTGAGCTGGTGACCcgcctgcccaccccacccaggcctgGCCGGGTGCCCCAGGGTGACAGCCACTGTCAGGCACAGTGACAacccaccccagcctccctggAGGACCCCACACGCCCACTTACAGTGAGCGCTCCTCGTCCAGGGGCAATAAAGACCTGAAGCAGCTTGTGAGTCTCACCCTTACTGAGGCGCGACACGTGGTGGCAGCAGGGTACCACGGACAGGGAGGAGGCGAGTCTGTGGTCTCTTGGATATGTGTGTCCCTCTGTGCCTGCCACCATAAacatcttgctctttctctcagcTCTGGCGTCAGAACCTGGGGTCCTTCTACTCACCCCCACATTCTCGTAGCCATCACCAAGTCCTCTGGGCTCAGtctccttaaaaaacaaaacaaagcacctGATAGCTAAAAGAATGCATACGCTACAGAAAACAACGTGGTAAAACAAATGCACAGGGTAATTACTGTGAACCCGGCCCCCGAACAGACACCTGGCGCCTGCCTCGTGCCCAAGGTGCAGGCCCATCTTGGCTCAGCCAACCACGTCCTTTTCTGTGGCGTTTCATCCCCCTGAGTGTGTGTCCCTCAGTGCTACAGCTCAGCGCTGGCTTCCCCTTATCTTCTGGcagtttatttctttgaagaaaatgaatcatTTGTCTCACGGAATTTCCTTCTATCAGGATTTTGCAGCTTGCATCCCCATGGAATCTGTTAATCTTTTTCTCGATATTTCCTGCTATTGGTAAGTGAATTTAGAGGCGTAATCAGATCCAGATTTGGCTTGCTGGGGGCAAGAGTGCTTCGGAGGGGGTGGCATTTTCTTTATCAGGAGGCACAGGCCCTTTTGTGCTGTTGGACGCCACTGTGTTCAGGTTCGTCTAAGAATGTTCTTAACCCATTAGAAGGCAGAATGGCAATGCCGTGGCTTCCTTCCCTGATGGGACCGCTCAGTAAAGAGAGGCTTCCTGCAGTGCTATTTGGCTACTGCGTGTGGAGGAAAAGCAAGTAAATGTTCCAGTCTTTTCTCTCAATTTACCAATTTGCAAGAGATGGTTCCCTAGCGTCCTTCAAAGGTgatcaatttgtctatttttgtattAAGAATGTATAGATTTCAGCATATTTGTGCTTCAGGTCATTGAACTATTAACCTTACTGGTGCTCAGATAGTCCTATCCTCAGCTGGGCTGGAGTGGGGCTTCCAGGTGGGTTCCTGGGTCCTTCTGACATGACTGGACTGCTACACTCTCCAGTGGGTGTCTTGCTATCTGGTGTGACAACACCCAGACTGTGTTAATTTCCTGTGTCTGACAtaccaaattaccacaaacttggtggcttcaaatgacagaaatttattcttacaagttctggaagccagaagtctgaggtcaaggtcAGCAGGGTCGTGCTCCCTCCAGATGCTCTGAGCAGgatccctccttgcctcttccagcttcaggTGCTGCCAGCATCTCCTCACTTTTGGCTGCATCTCTCTgtgctctgtcttcacatggcttctcccagtgtctccctctgcctctgtcttatgGAGACACTTGTGATGTCATTTAGGGCcgactcagataatccaggatgatctcctcatctcaagatccttgacttaGTTGCATCTGCAAGATGCTtgtcccaaataaggtcacattcagaaGTTCAGggattcaggggccggccccgtggccgaagttaagttcgtgcgctccgctgcaggccgcccagtgtttcgttggttcgaatcctgggcacggacatggcaccgctcatcgagccacgctgaagcggcgtcccacatgccacaactagaggggcccacaactaagaatatacaactgtgtcctggggggctttggggagaaaaaggaaaaaaaaataaaatcttttaaaaaaacaaaggaaattcaggGATTCGATGTGGATGTCTTTGGGGGGTGATTTTTCAGCTTCCCACAGAGGCTGCCCCAGACCTGGAACTGGccttttctccaaggagctctggttaCTTTAAGTGGGAAATGGTATTTCAAATCCAC includes:
- the MIOX gene encoding inositol oxygenase, with the translated sequence MKVIVGPDPSLVYRPDVDPETVKDKSSFRNYTSGPLLDRVFATYKLMHTHQTVDFVRKKHSQFGGFSYKKMTVLEAVDMLDRLVDESDPDVDFPNSFHAFQTAEGIRKAHPDKDWFHLVGLLHDLGKVLVLAGEPQWAVVGDTFPVGCRPQASVVFRDSTFQDNPDLQDPRYSTELGMYQPHCGLKNVLMSWGHDEYMYQMMKFNKFSLPLEAFYMIRFHSFYPWHTGGDYQQLCSEQDLAMLPWVQEFNKFDLYTKCPDLPDVDKLRPYYQGLIDKYCPGMLSW